In Micromonospora purpureochromogenes, a single window of DNA contains:
- a CDS encoding AMP-binding protein codes for MVDVDGPALSARFLRGLAANPTGTALRVGSRAVSYEELHELALARAAALRAAGDQPPAAVAVLTGKSVEAYAGILAVLYAGATVVPLHAGFPVSRTRRMLEVSGATAVVADEAGLATLGELAGAGLELPVLAPGLDADAVPGAARIPLGDRPLDAPLPVTASQVAYVLFTSGSTGRPKGVPITYGMTDHYFRLVDRHYDFHTTDVFSQTFDLNFDCAAFDMFCAWGAGATVQPVPAQAYRDLPGFLAERAVTVWFSAPSAITLIRRLGGLRPGGMPGLRWSLFAGEALRAADLADWHAAADRSTVANIYGPTELTLTITGHRWSPETSPGLCVNGLVPIGHLHEGHDALLRTPDGELSDHEGELCVTGPQMTPGYLDPADDEGRFLDHDGRRWYRTGDRVRQLANSELVYLGRWDAQVQVNGWRIELAEIEHALAGCPGVRDAVAVTRTVDGLVEIVVYYTGEQVPAAQLAKQLAEILPKGMLPRRYTHLDEFPLNSNRKIDRGRLARAAAS; via the coding sequence ATGGTAGACGTGGACGGTCCCGCCCTGTCGGCGCGTTTCCTTCGCGGCCTGGCGGCCAACCCCACCGGCACGGCCCTGCGGGTCGGATCCCGCGCCGTCAGCTACGAGGAGCTGCACGAGCTGGCGCTGGCCCGGGCCGCGGCCCTGCGCGCCGCCGGGGACCAGCCGCCGGCGGCGGTCGCGGTGCTCACCGGCAAGAGCGTCGAGGCGTACGCGGGAATCCTGGCCGTGCTGTACGCCGGCGCCACGGTCGTACCGTTGCACGCCGGCTTCCCGGTGTCGCGGACCCGGCGGATGCTGGAGGTCTCCGGCGCGACCGCCGTGGTGGCCGACGAGGCCGGCCTGGCCACCCTCGGCGAGCTGGCCGGCGCCGGGCTGGAGCTGCCGGTGCTCGCGCCCGGCCTGGACGCCGACGCGGTGCCCGGCGCGGCGCGCATCCCGCTCGGCGACCGGCCCCTCGACGCGCCGCTGCCGGTCACCGCGTCGCAGGTGGCCTACGTGCTGTTCACCTCCGGCTCCACCGGCCGGCCCAAGGGCGTGCCGATCACCTACGGCATGACCGACCACTACTTCCGGCTGGTGGACCGGCACTACGACTTCCACACCACGGACGTCTTCTCGCAGACCTTCGACCTGAACTTCGACTGCGCGGCGTTCGACATGTTCTGCGCCTGGGGGGCCGGGGCGACCGTGCAGCCGGTGCCCGCGCAGGCCTACCGGGACCTGCCCGGCTTCCTCGCCGAGCGCGCGGTGACCGTCTGGTTCTCCGCGCCGAGCGCGATCACGCTGATCCGCCGGCTGGGTGGCCTGCGCCCCGGCGGCATGCCCGGGCTGCGCTGGAGCCTGTTCGCGGGAGAGGCGCTGCGCGCGGCCGACCTGGCCGACTGGCACGCCGCCGCCGACCGGTCCACGGTGGCCAACATCTACGGCCCCACCGAGCTGACCCTCACCATCACCGGCCACCGCTGGTCGCCCGAGACCTCGCCGGGGCTCTGCGTCAACGGGCTGGTGCCGATCGGGCACCTGCACGAGGGGCACGACGCCCTGCTGCGCACCCCCGACGGGGAACTGTCCGACCACGAGGGTGAGCTCTGCGTCACCGGCCCGCAGATGACCCCCGGCTACCTCGACCCGGCCGACGACGAGGGACGGTTCCTCGACCACGACGGGCGCCGCTGGTACCGCACCGGCGACCGGGTGCGCCAGCTGGCCAACTCCGAACTCGTCTACCTGGGCCGGTGGGACGCCCAGGTGCAGGTCAACGGCTGGCGGATCGAGCTGGCCGAGATCGAGCACGCCCTCGCCGGCTGCCCCGGCGTACGGGACGCGGTGGCGGTCACCCGGACCGTCGACGGGCTGGTGGAGATCGTCGTCTACTACACCGGCGAGCAGGTGCCCGCCGCCCAGCTCGCCAAGCAGCTCGCCGAGATCCTGCCGAAAGGGATGCTGCCCCGCCGGTACACCCACCTCGACGAGTTCCCGCTGAACTCCAACCGGAAGATCGACCGCGGCCGGCTGGCCCGGGCGGCGGCGAGCTGA
- a CDS encoding acyl carrier protein, which translates to MLDERFEGILRGYLAFLSPTDTLTEDTPLRDFGLDSMATVELISDLESTYRIRFVDDLLSLENFATPGTIWASLTALGVTGQVTEARVGH; encoded by the coding sequence ATGCTGGACGAACGGTTCGAGGGGATCCTGCGGGGTTACCTGGCCTTCCTGTCGCCGACCGACACCCTCACCGAGGACACCCCGCTGCGCGACTTCGGCCTGGACTCGATGGCCACGGTGGAGCTGATCTCCGACCTGGAGTCGACGTACCGGATCCGGTTCGTCGACGACCTGCTGAGCCTGGAGAACTTCGCCACCCCGGGCACGATCTGGGCGAGCCTCACCGCGTTGGGCGTCACGGGCCAGGTGACCGAGGCCCGGGTCGGCCACTGA
- a CDS encoding AAA family ATPase, translating into MGYEGALSLLQGLLRQCDGSSGRLALVEGGLASGKTYLLHQFSRYAVETGALLLSGTASRAEQSVPLGVVDQLFRGADLVDALPERAARLIGSADAGDRDGGWSDPLAEPDARSGWMREFCGVLLGLARERTLVIVIDDLQFADSASLRLLLSLQRRMDAARMLLVLGKWHRRRPTLPLFYTELTRQPHESIRLSALTVPDIADLLTGKWGKTAPESVAEEYHELTNGNPLLVHALLDDNASDAGIEDGATPVVGDGYAHAVLAGLHRWDAQLLDVAAAAAVLNERSDPALIGRLLGMRNETAEEIVGILTEAGVLRDCRMRHPLGATTVLENMTPAERSAVHVRAADLLHQQGAPAAEAGRHLLNAEQVPADWAVGVLRTAADQALAADDPGLAVRCLELALSGCTDRKERIAIMHALTGALWRRNPSATLAYLPCLQGAVQDGELHGPDAAAVIRYSLWNGDEDAAARAATALGASADPIDAQTAAELAVSFHWFLGPARGRLSEFGPSGTTHPRDLWADAAQRLTSLWGRGGGEAATTSAEHILRSCQIGETPLEVVAAAVLAVQRGNKPELARTWCDRLMRQAAERGEVTWQAVLSSLAGSIAYRRGDLVNAIRHAEQALALLPEKGWGVLIGQPRATLIVARTARGELREAAEVLQAPVPDSMFGTVFSLPYLRARGQFHLATDRVLAAGRDFQLCGRLMREWDVDVPALIPWRSDLAEVNLRLGRSVEARDLLTQQLERARAADVRVRGISLRVLAAASEPAQRPTLLRQSVECLQAADDRLELSRSLTAFSVVRQQLGEFDRARVLARRAAQVAQAGTTGPAVPAGGDRPVEPPALVGRWHDREKEGRHVLSEAERRVAKLAALGHTNREISQTLYITVSTVDQHLTRVYRKLGITRRTDLPAEHELRKRLSESRGEGATTGLLHAGQDWEELAG; encoded by the coding sequence ATGGGATATGAGGGGGCCCTGTCGCTGTTGCAAGGGCTCCTTCGCCAATGCGACGGCTCAAGCGGTCGACTGGCGCTCGTCGAGGGGGGACTCGCCAGCGGTAAAACATATCTGCTCCATCAATTTTCGCGTTACGCGGTGGAGACGGGGGCGTTACTTCTCAGTGGTACGGCATCGCGGGCCGAGCAGTCGGTGCCGCTCGGAGTGGTCGATCAGTTGTTCCGCGGTGCCGACCTGGTGGACGCGCTGCCCGAACGGGCCGCCCGGCTCATCGGTTCGGCCGATGCGGGTGACCGGGACGGGGGATGGTCGGACCCGCTGGCGGAGCCGGATGCTCGATCGGGCTGGATGCGTGAGTTCTGCGGAGTGCTGCTGGGCCTGGCCCGGGAGCGCACCCTCGTGATCGTGATCGACGATCTGCAGTTCGCCGATTCCGCCTCGCTGCGGCTGTTGTTGTCGCTGCAACGACGGATGGACGCGGCCCGAATGCTGCTCGTCCTGGGCAAGTGGCACCGACGCCGGCCGACCCTGCCGCTTTTCTACACGGAACTGACCCGCCAACCGCACGAGAGCATCAGGTTGTCGGCGTTGACCGTGCCGGACATCGCCGATCTGCTCACCGGGAAATGGGGAAAGACGGCGCCCGAGTCGGTGGCCGAGGAATACCACGAGCTGACAAACGGTAATCCGCTGTTGGTCCACGCGCTGCTCGACGACAATGCGTCGGATGCCGGGATCGAGGACGGGGCCACGCCCGTCGTCGGTGACGGATATGCCCACGCCGTGCTGGCCGGCCTGCACCGGTGGGACGCGCAGCTGCTGGACGTGGCAGCCGCGGCCGCGGTACTGAACGAGCGTTCCGATCCGGCCCTGATCGGCCGTCTTCTCGGAATGCGGAACGAAACCGCCGAGGAGATCGTCGGAATACTGACCGAGGCGGGCGTACTGCGGGACTGCCGCATGCGCCATCCGCTCGGTGCCACCACGGTGCTGGAGAACATGACCCCGGCGGAACGGTCCGCCGTCCACGTCCGCGCCGCCGACCTGCTCCACCAGCAGGGCGCCCCGGCGGCCGAGGCCGGGCGGCACCTGCTCAACGCCGAGCAGGTGCCCGCCGACTGGGCGGTCGGGGTGCTGCGTACCGCGGCCGACCAGGCGCTGGCCGCGGACGACCCGGGCCTGGCGGTGCGCTGCCTGGAACTGGCGCTCTCCGGCTGCACCGACCGGAAGGAACGGATCGCCATCATGCACGCGCTCACCGGCGCGCTCTGGCGACGGAACCCGTCGGCCACGCTGGCGTACCTGCCGTGTCTGCAGGGCGCGGTGCAGGACGGGGAACTGCACGGCCCGGACGCGGCGGCGGTGATCCGCTACAGCCTGTGGAACGGCGACGAGGACGCGGCGGCCCGGGCCGCCACCGCGCTCGGCGCGTCCGCGGATCCGATCGACGCGCAGACGGCGGCCGAGCTGGCCGTCAGCTTCCACTGGTTCCTCGGTCCGGCGCGGGGCCGCCTGTCCGAGTTCGGGCCCAGCGGCACCACCCACCCGAGGGACCTCTGGGCGGACGCGGCGCAGCGACTCACCTCGCTCTGGGGCCGGGGCGGCGGGGAGGCCGCCACCACCAGTGCCGAGCACATCCTGCGCAGCTGCCAGATCGGTGAGACCCCGCTGGAGGTGGTGGCCGCGGCGGTGCTCGCGGTGCAGCGCGGCAACAAGCCGGAGCTGGCCCGCACCTGGTGCGACCGGCTGATGCGGCAGGCCGCGGAGCGTGGCGAGGTCACCTGGCAGGCGGTGCTCTCCTCGCTGGCCGGCAGCATCGCCTACCGGCGCGGTGACCTGGTCAACGCGATCCGGCACGCCGAGCAGGCGCTGGCCCTGCTGCCGGAGAAGGGCTGGGGGGTCCTGATCGGTCAGCCGCGCGCCACCCTGATCGTCGCGCGCACCGCCCGGGGCGAGCTCCGGGAGGCGGCCGAGGTGCTCCAGGCGCCGGTGCCCGACTCGATGTTCGGCACCGTCTTCAGCCTGCCGTACCTGCGGGCGCGGGGGCAGTTCCACCTGGCCACCGACCGGGTGCTGGCCGCCGGACGGGACTTCCAGCTGTGCGGCCGGCTGATGCGCGAATGGGACGTGGACGTGCCGGCGCTGATCCCGTGGCGCAGCGACCTGGCCGAGGTGAACCTGCGGCTGGGCCGCTCCGTCGAGGCCCGGGACCTGCTCACCCAGCAACTGGAGCGGGCGCGCGCGGCCGACGTCCGGGTGCGGGGCATCTCGCTGCGGGTGCTCGCCGCCGCCAGCGAGCCGGCGCAGCGTCCGACGCTGCTGCGGCAGAGCGTGGAGTGCCTCCAGGCGGCCGACGACCGGCTGGAGCTGTCCAGGTCGCTGACCGCGTTCAGCGTCGTCCGGCAGCAGCTCGGTGAGTTCGACCGGGCCCGGGTGCTGGCCCGGCGGGCCGCGCAGGTGGCCCAGGCGGGTACCACCGGGCCGGCCGTCCCCGCCGGCGGGGACCGTCCGGTCGAGCCGCCCGCGCTGGTGGGCCGCTGGCACGACCGGGAGAAGGAGGGCCGGCACGTGCTCAGCGAGGCCGAGCGACGGGTGGCGAAGCTGGCCGCGTTGGGGCACACCAACCGGGAGATCAGCCAGACGTTGTACATCACCGTCAGCACCGTCGACCAGCACCTGACCCGGGTCTACCGCAAGCTCGGCATCACCCGCCGCACCGACCTGCCGGCCGAGCACGAGCTGCGCAAGCGGCTGTCGGAGTCCCGTGGCGAGGGGGCCACCACCGGGTTGCTCCACGCCGGGCAGGACTGGGAGGAACTGGCCGGATGA
- a CDS encoding MMPL family transporter produces MSDSVGLLAKLPSGRRTKWAILALWIVLAVVLGPLFGKIEEYEDRTPSGSLPRGAESTAVMEELDRYRSASEAVPVVAVYTRESGIQDADRSKVEADRTAFAKFADGGAAIQPAIPSQDGKALMLVVPLTRDDVEIDFAVKDLRTAAQAGAPAGLDVDLGGPGGLLNDYTQAFENLDVNLMIATSSIVIVLLLLIYRSPFLWIFPLLAVGFASALTQGVAYLLAKHAGLPVNPASSSLLMILLFGVGTDYALLLIARYREELRRHADKHLAMGIALRRSGPAILASAATVVVGLACLALADMQSARSLGLVGATGVLCAYLAMVTILPALLVIAGRWVFWPFVPKFGHEARAGRGFWSRIGTAVGRHPRVVWLGCLIVIGGLAVSALDIKMGLAQTEVFQTKPQSVTAQEKLARHFPSGASDPAILVADASAAGPVKAAAAGVEGTTVGQESPSPDGKRVIIDVVLRDAPDSDAAKETIDEIRDAVHAVPGANAKVGGTTAETLDIDRASSRDARVVIPVVLAVILLFLIILLRALVAPLVLLGTVVASYFAALGASHLLFKHVFGHEGTAWQLPLVSFVFLAALGVDYNIFLMTRVHEEAARHGHAEGVRRGLSTTGSVITSAGIVLAATFAVFASMPVVDMIQFGVVVAVGVLLDAFLVRTLLVPALSFDIGRASWWPGRLYRDLGKQASAPVSPGVPGPVRASK; encoded by the coding sequence ATGAGCGATTCTGTCGGGCTACTGGCCAAATTACCGAGTGGTCGGCGTACCAAGTGGGCCATCCTCGCGTTGTGGATAGTCCTCGCCGTCGTGCTCGGCCCGCTCTTCGGCAAGATCGAGGAGTACGAGGACCGGACTCCGTCCGGCAGCCTCCCGCGCGGCGCCGAGTCGACCGCCGTCATGGAGGAGTTGGACAGGTACCGCTCCGCCTCCGAGGCCGTCCCGGTGGTCGCCGTCTACACCCGCGAGTCCGGGATCCAGGACGCCGACCGCAGCAAGGTGGAGGCCGACCGTACGGCGTTCGCGAAGTTCGCCGACGGCGGCGCGGCCATCCAGCCGGCCATCCCGTCCCAGGACGGCAAGGCGCTCATGCTGGTGGTGCCGCTGACCCGCGACGACGTCGAGATCGACTTCGCGGTCAAGGACCTGCGCACCGCCGCCCAGGCCGGCGCCCCGGCCGGGCTGGACGTCGACCTCGGTGGCCCCGGCGGCCTGCTCAACGACTACACGCAGGCGTTCGAGAACCTCGACGTCAATTTGATGATCGCGACCAGCTCGATCGTCATCGTGCTCCTCCTGCTGATCTACCGCAGCCCGTTCCTCTGGATCTTCCCCCTGCTGGCCGTCGGCTTCGCCAGCGCGCTCACCCAGGGGGTCGCGTACCTGCTCGCCAAACACGCCGGGCTGCCGGTCAACCCGGCCAGCTCCAGTCTGCTGATGATCCTGCTGTTCGGCGTCGGCACCGACTACGCGTTGCTGCTCATCGCGCGCTACCGCGAGGAGTTGCGCCGGCACGCCGACAAGCACCTGGCCATGGGCATCGCGCTGCGCCGCTCGGGCCCGGCGATCCTCGCCTCGGCCGCGACCGTCGTGGTCGGTCTGGCCTGCCTCGCCCTGGCCGACATGCAGAGCGCCCGCAGCCTCGGCCTGGTCGGCGCCACCGGTGTGCTCTGCGCGTACCTGGCGATGGTCACCATCCTGCCGGCGCTGCTGGTGATCGCCGGCCGGTGGGTGTTCTGGCCGTTCGTGCCGAAGTTCGGCCACGAGGCGCGGGCCGGGCGGGGGTTCTGGTCCCGGATCGGCACCGCCGTCGGCCGTCACCCCCGGGTGGTCTGGCTCGGCTGCCTGATCGTGATCGGCGGCCTCGCCGTCAGCGCGCTGGACATCAAGATGGGGCTGGCCCAGACCGAGGTGTTCCAGACCAAGCCCCAGTCGGTCACCGCGCAGGAGAAGCTCGCCCGGCACTTCCCGTCCGGCGCGTCCGACCCGGCCATCCTCGTCGCCGACGCCTCGGCGGCCGGGCCGGTCAAGGCCGCCGCCGCCGGCGTGGAGGGCACGACGGTCGGTCAGGAGTCGCCCAGCCCCGACGGCAAGCGGGTCATCATCGACGTGGTGCTCCGGGACGCGCCCGACAGCGACGCGGCTAAGGAGACCATCGACGAGATCCGGGACGCGGTGCACGCCGTACCCGGGGCCAACGCGAAGGTCGGCGGCACCACCGCGGAGACCCTGGACATCGACCGGGCCTCCAGCCGGGACGCCCGGGTGGTCATCCCGGTCGTGCTCGCCGTGATCCTGCTGTTCCTGATCATCCTGCTCCGCGCCCTGGTGGCGCCGCTGGTCCTGCTCGGCACGGTGGTGGCGTCCTACTTCGCCGCACTGGGCGCGTCGCACCTGCTCTTCAAGCACGTGTTCGGGCACGAGGGGACGGCCTGGCAGTTGCCGCTGGTCAGCTTCGTCTTCCTGGCGGCACTCGGCGTCGACTACAACATCTTCCTGATGACTCGGGTGCACGAGGAGGCCGCGCGACACGGCCATGCCGAAGGCGTACGCCGTGGTCTGTCCACCACCGGCAGCGTCATCACCTCGGCCGGCATCGTGCTGGCGGCGACCTTCGCGGTCTTCGCCTCCATGCCGGTGGTCGACATGATCCAGTTCGGGGTGGTCGTCGCGGTGGGTGTCCTGCTCGACGCCTTCCTGGTGCGGACGCTGCTGGTGCCGGCGCTCTCCTTCGACATCGGCCGGGCGAGCTGGTGGCCCGGGCGCCTCTACCGGGACCTCGGCAAGCAGGCCTCCGCGCCGGTCAGCCCCGGAGTGCCGGGGCCGGTGCGGGCCAGCAAGTAG
- a CDS encoding acyl-CoA carboxylase subunit beta, with the protein MVDKPHSDLGSRVAELHSVKATAVAGPGPRASAQQHAKGKLTVRERLDLLFDEGTFREIEQLRRHRAAGFGLEDRRPHTDGVVTGWGKVDGRTVFAYAHDFRIFGGSLGEAHAEKIHKIMDMAESAGAPLICLGDGAGARIQEGVTALAGYGGIFRRNVQASGVIPQISVMLGPCAGGAAYSPALTDFVFAVRNVAQLYLTGPDVVQAVTGETVTHEQLGGAEVHASVTGTVSFVHDTEAECLAEVRHLLSLLPSNNRELPPVQPTGDPPDRRCPRLLDLVPADPRGSYDMREVIGEIVDDGDLLEVHASWARNIVCGLARMDGHVVGIVANQPRMLAGALDGPASAKAARFVQTCDAFSIPLVTLVDVPGFLPGTAQEHSGIIRHGAQLLYAYCSATVPRIQVILRKAYGGAYIVMDSRSIGADLSFAWPSNEIAVMGAESAANVVFRREIAAAPDPEVARRQRIKQYEQELMHPYYAAERGLVDDVIDPAETRAVLVGALETLRAKRVQLPGRKHGNPPT; encoded by the coding sequence ATGGTGGACAAACCACATTCCGACCTCGGGTCCCGGGTGGCCGAGCTGCATTCCGTCAAGGCCACGGCGGTCGCCGGCCCGGGGCCCCGCGCCTCGGCACAGCAGCACGCCAAGGGCAAACTCACCGTCCGGGAACGGCTCGACCTGCTCTTCGACGAGGGCACGTTCCGGGAGATCGAGCAGTTGCGCCGGCACCGGGCCGCCGGGTTCGGGCTGGAGGACCGCCGCCCGCACACGGACGGCGTGGTGACCGGCTGGGGCAAGGTCGACGGCCGGACGGTCTTCGCGTACGCGCACGACTTCCGGATCTTCGGCGGCTCGCTGGGCGAGGCGCACGCCGAGAAGATCCACAAGATCATGGACATGGCCGAGTCGGCCGGCGCGCCCCTGATCTGCCTCGGCGACGGCGCGGGTGCCCGTATCCAGGAGGGCGTCACCGCCCTGGCCGGATACGGCGGCATCTTCCGCCGCAACGTGCAGGCGTCCGGGGTGATCCCCCAGATCAGCGTGATGCTCGGGCCCTGCGCCGGCGGCGCGGCGTACTCCCCGGCGCTGACCGACTTCGTCTTCGCCGTCCGCAACGTGGCCCAGCTCTACCTCACCGGGCCCGACGTGGTGCAGGCGGTGACGGGCGAGACCGTGACGCACGAACAGCTCGGCGGGGCCGAGGTGCACGCCTCGGTCACCGGCACCGTCTCGTTCGTGCACGACACCGAGGCGGAGTGCCTGGCCGAGGTCCGACACCTGCTCTCGCTGCTGCCGTCCAACAACCGGGAACTGCCTCCGGTGCAGCCCACCGGGGACCCCCCGGACCGCCGCTGTCCCCGCCTGCTCGACCTGGTGCCCGCCGACCCCCGCGGCTCGTACGACATGCGCGAGGTGATCGGGGAGATCGTCGACGACGGGGACCTGCTCGAGGTGCACGCCTCCTGGGCCCGCAACATCGTCTGCGGGCTGGCCCGGATGGACGGGCACGTGGTCGGCATCGTCGCCAACCAGCCCCGGATGCTCGCCGGCGCCCTCGACGGGCCGGCCTCGGCCAAGGCGGCCCGCTTCGTGCAGACCTGCGACGCCTTCAGCATCCCGCTGGTCACCCTGGTCGACGTGCCCGGCTTCCTGCCCGGCACGGCGCAGGAGCACAGCGGGATCATCCGGCACGGCGCCCAGTTGCTGTACGCGTACTGCTCCGCGACCGTGCCCCGGATCCAGGTGATCCTGCGCAAGGCGTACGGCGGGGCGTACATCGTGATGGACTCCCGGTCGATCGGCGCGGACCTCTCGTTCGCCTGGCCGAGCAACGAGATCGCGGTGATGGGCGCCGAGAGCGCGGCCAACGTGGTGTTCCGCAGGGAGATAGCGGCGGCGCCCGACCCGGAGGTGGCCCGCCGGCAGCGGATCAAGCAGTACGAGCAGGAGTTGATGCACCCCTACTACGCGGCCGAGCGCGGCCTGGTGGACGACGTCATCGACCCGGCCGAGACCCGCGCGGTGCTCGTCGGGGCGCTGGAGACGCTGCGGGCCAAGCGGGTGCAGCTGCCGGGGCGCAAGCACGGAAACCCGCCGACGTGA
- a CDS encoding acyl-CoA carboxylase epsilon subunit translates to MTAAEEFDAARVPRLVVVRGAPTEEELAAATVALMCALRAARGTAPGRRRAEASWSPAADYRAPGAWASRCH, encoded by the coding sequence GTGACCGCGGCGGAGGAGTTCGACGCGGCGCGGGTCCCCCGGCTGGTGGTGGTCCGGGGCGCGCCCACCGAGGAGGAGCTCGCGGCGGCCACGGTCGCCCTGATGTGCGCGCTGCGCGCCGCTCGGGGTACGGCCCCGGGCCGTCGGCGCGCCGAGGCGTCGTGGTCCCCGGCGGCGGACTACCGGGCGCCGGGTGCCTGGGCCTCGCGATGCCACTGA
- a CDS encoding ATP-binding cassette domain-containing protein — translation MAYELAIEASGLRKSYGDVQVLKGVDITVPRGSVFALLGPNGSGKTTSVRILSTLTSLDAGQARVAGFDVVKERRKVRRAITLTGQYAAIDKNQTGEENLRMMGRLTGLSRAEAQERAKQLLARFDLTDAGGRRLATYSGGMARRLDLAASLVGAPSVVFLDEPTTGLDPRSRLALWGVIADLAANGLTIFLTTQYLEEADRLADRVALLDGGTIVAEGTPTQLKERVAGQRLDLELVDRTALEDVLALLGERVVTKDLDLLTIGVTTDGSANQVRAVLDEADPQRNRITKFQVHSATLDDVFLALTGHPTPSPEVERVKETVGD, via the coding sequence ATGGCCTACGAATTGGCAATAGAAGCCAGCGGGCTACGAAAGTCCTATGGCGACGTGCAGGTGCTCAAGGGCGTGGACATCACCGTCCCCCGGGGCAGCGTCTTCGCCCTGCTGGGCCCGAACGGATCGGGCAAGACGACCAGCGTCCGCATCCTCTCGACGCTCACCTCCCTCGACGCGGGCCAGGCCCGGGTCGCCGGCTTCGACGTCGTCAAGGAGCGGCGCAAGGTGCGGCGGGCCATCACCCTGACCGGCCAGTACGCGGCGATCGACAAGAACCAGACCGGCGAGGAGAACCTGCGCATGATGGGCCGGCTCACCGGCCTGTCCCGCGCCGAGGCGCAGGAGCGCGCGAAGCAGCTGCTCGCCCGGTTCGACCTGACCGACGCCGGTGGCCGGCGACTGGCCACCTACTCCGGCGGCATGGCCCGCCGGCTCGACCTCGCCGCGAGCCTGGTCGGAGCGCCGTCGGTGGTCTTCCTCGACGAGCCGACCACCGGCCTGGACCCGCGCAGCCGCCTCGCGCTGTGGGGCGTCATCGCCGACCTGGCCGCCAACGGCCTGACCATCTTCCTGACCACGCAGTACCTGGAGGAGGCCGACCGCCTCGCCGACCGGGTGGCCCTGCTCGACGGCGGCACCATCGTCGCCGAGGGCACCCCCACGCAGCTCAAGGAGCGGGTCGCGGGTCAGCGGCTCGACCTGGAACTGGTCGACCGCACGGCGCTGGAGGACGTCCTGGCGCTGCTGGGCGAGCGGGTGGTCACCAAGGATCTCGACCTGCTGACGATCGGGGTCACCACCGACGGCTCGGCCAATCAGGTACGGGCCGTGCTGGACGAGGCAGACCCGCAGCGCAACCGGATCACGAAGTTCCAGGTGCACAGCGCCACGCTGGACGACGTGTTCCTGGCGCTGACGGGCCACCCCACCCCGAGCCCGGAGGTGGAGAGAGTTAAGGAGACTGTCGGTGACTGA
- a CDS encoding ABC transporter permease — translation MTESIVLRNRPRPTSLGTDMVTMIARCTRLTSRDLDALMMALMLPIMMMVLFVYLFGGAIQTGGDYVTYVSPGVLLLCTVWGAAQTGVGVANDMSTGIIDRFRSMDVSGAVLLGGHVTASVIKNIVSTVVVIAVALLIGFRPEASLLQWLAAGGILVTFILAMSWLSAVVGLLTKSTDAAASFAFIMMFLPYVSSAFVPIHTLPGWLQGVAKHQPSTPIIESVRGFLLDRPVGDNPWIALAWSVGILVVSVTLAAVFFQKKTD, via the coding sequence GTGACTGAGTCCATCGTCCTGCGCAACCGGCCCCGGCCCACCTCGCTCGGGACCGACATGGTGACCATGATCGCGCGCTGCACCCGGCTGACCAGCCGGGACCTGGACGCCCTGATGATGGCGCTGATGCTGCCCATCATGATGATGGTGCTCTTCGTCTACCTCTTCGGCGGGGCGATCCAGACCGGCGGCGACTACGTCACCTACGTCTCCCCCGGCGTGCTGCTGCTCTGCACGGTGTGGGGCGCCGCGCAGACCGGCGTGGGCGTCGCCAACGACATGAGCACCGGTATCATCGACCGGTTCCGGTCGATGGACGTCAGCGGCGCCGTACTGCTCGGCGGCCACGTCACCGCCAGCGTCATCAAGAACATCGTCTCCACGGTCGTGGTGATCGCGGTGGCCCTGCTCATCGGGTTCCGGCCCGAGGCCAGCCTGCTCCAGTGGCTCGCCGCCGGCGGCATCCTGGTCACCTTCATCCTGGCGATGTCCTGGCTCTCCGCGGTGGTCGGCCTGCTCACCAAGTCCACCGACGCGGCGGCCAGCTTCGCCTTCATCATGATGTTCCTGCCCTACGTCAGCAGCGCGTTCGTCCCGATCCACACGCTGCCCGGCTGGCTGCAGGGCGTGGCCAAGCACCAGCCGTCCACGCCGATCATCGAGAGCGTCCGCGGGTTCCTGCTCGACCGGCCGGTCGGCGACAATCCCTGGATCGCCCTCGCCTGGTCGGTCGGCATCCTGGTCGTCTCCGTCACCCTCGCCGCGGTCTTCTTCCAGAAGAAGACGGACTGA